One region of Desmodus rotundus isolate HL8 chromosome 11, HLdesRot8A.1, whole genome shotgun sequence genomic DNA includes:
- the MTRF1L gene encoding peptide chain release factor 1-like, mitochondrial isoform X2, which produces MRYPVLLSVARCLWARPAIAPARRHLSCGSPPLEELFARGGPLRSFLERQAASESQLQVRGPELVAIAKRLSEKEQELQETEHLLHEETDENDLILEVTAGVGGQEAMLFTSEMFDMYQQYAAFKRWHFETLEYFPSEIGGLRHASASIGGSEAYKLMKFEGGVHRVQRVPKTEKHGRVHTSTMTVAVLPQPAKINLVINPKDLRIDTKRASGAGGQHVNTTDSAVRIVHLPTGVVSECQQERSQMRNKEMAMKKLRAKLYSMYLEEETNKRYNARKIQVGSKGRSEKIRTYNFPQNRVTDHRINKSLHDLETFMQGEYLLDELVQSLKDYADYESLIEIISKKL; this is translated from the exons ATGCGGTACCCTGTTCTGCTGAGCGTCGCTAGGTGTCTCTGGGCCCGCCCAGCTATCGCCCCGGCCCGCCGGCACCTCAGCTGCGGTAGCCCACCGCTGGAGGAGCTGTTCGCCCGCGGCGGGCCCTTGCGGTCCTTCCTGGAGCGCCAGGCAGCGTCGGAATCCCAGTTGCAGGTCAGGGGGCCTGAGCTGGTGGCCATAGCCAAACGGCTGAGCGAGAAGGAGCAGGAGCTACAGGAGACCGAGCACTTGCTGCACG aagaaacagatgaaaatgactTGATCCTGGAGGTTACTGCGGGAGTTGGGGGTCAGGAGGCGATGCTGTTTACTTCGGAGATGTTTGATATGTATCAGCAATACGCTGCATTTAAAAGATGGCATTTTGAAACCCTGGAATATTTTCCAAGTGAAATAG gTGGGCTTAGACACGCATCTGCCAGCATCGGGGGCTCAGAAGCCTACAAGCTCATGAAGTTTGAAGGAGGCGTGCACCGGGTGCAGAGAGTGCCAAAGACGGAGAAGCACGGCCGCGTCCACACCAGCACCATGACCGTGGCGGTTCTCCCCCAGCCCGCCAAG ATTAATCTAGTGATTAACCCTAAAGACTTGAGAATTGACACTAAGCGAGCCAGTGGAGCTGGGGGGCAGCACGTCAACACCACCGACAGTGCAGTCCGAATAGTTCATCTTCCAACAG GTGTTGTTTCCGAATGCCAACAAGAGAGATctcaaatgagaaataaagagatGGCCATGAAGAAGTTGCGTGCAAAGCTATACAGCATGTATctagaagaagaaacaaataaaagatacaaTGCTAGAAAGATTCAG GTTGGAAGTAAAGGAAGGtcagaaaaaataagaacatataaTTTTCCACAGAACCGGGTCACAGATCACAGAATAAACAAGTCACTTCATGACCTTGAAACTTTTATGCAAGGAGAATATCTACTGGATGAACTTGTACAGTCGTTGAAAGACTATGCTGATTATGAATCTTTAAtagaaattatttccaaaaaacTTTAA
- the MTRF1L gene encoding peptide chain release factor 1-like, mitochondrial isoform X1 — MRYPVLLSVARCLWARPAIAPARRHLSCGSPPLEELFARGGPLRSFLERQAASESQLQVRGPELVAIAKRLSEKEQELQETEHLLHDENEDLQKLAENEIISCQKEIAQLKHQIILLLVPAEETDENDLILEVTAGVGGQEAMLFTSEMFDMYQQYAAFKRWHFETLEYFPSEIGGLRHASASIGGSEAYKLMKFEGGVHRVQRVPKTEKHGRVHTSTMTVAVLPQPAKINLVINPKDLRIDTKRASGAGGQHVNTTDSAVRIVHLPTGVVSECQQERSQMRNKEMAMKKLRAKLYSMYLEEETNKRYNARKIQVGSKGRSEKIRTYNFPQNRVTDHRINKSLHDLETFMQGEYLLDELVQSLKDYADYESLIEIISKKL, encoded by the exons ATGCGGTACCCTGTTCTGCTGAGCGTCGCTAGGTGTCTCTGGGCCCGCCCAGCTATCGCCCCGGCCCGCCGGCACCTCAGCTGCGGTAGCCCACCGCTGGAGGAGCTGTTCGCCCGCGGCGGGCCCTTGCGGTCCTTCCTGGAGCGCCAGGCAGCGTCGGAATCCCAGTTGCAGGTCAGGGGGCCTGAGCTGGTGGCCATAGCCAAACGGCTGAGCGAGAAGGAGCAGGAGCTACAGGAGACCGAGCACTTGCTGCACG ATGAAAATGAAGACTTACAGAAACTTGCAGAAAATGAGATTATTTCGTGTCAAAAAGAAATAGCTCAATTGAAGCATCAG ATTATCTTACTTTTGGTTCCCGcagaagaaacagatgaaaatgactTGATCCTGGAGGTTACTGCGGGAGTTGGGGGTCAGGAGGCGATGCTGTTTACTTCGGAGATGTTTGATATGTATCAGCAATACGCTGCATTTAAAAGATGGCATTTTGAAACCCTGGAATATTTTCCAAGTGAAATAG gTGGGCTTAGACACGCATCTGCCAGCATCGGGGGCTCAGAAGCCTACAAGCTCATGAAGTTTGAAGGAGGCGTGCACCGGGTGCAGAGAGTGCCAAAGACGGAGAAGCACGGCCGCGTCCACACCAGCACCATGACCGTGGCGGTTCTCCCCCAGCCCGCCAAG ATTAATCTAGTGATTAACCCTAAAGACTTGAGAATTGACACTAAGCGAGCCAGTGGAGCTGGGGGGCAGCACGTCAACACCACCGACAGTGCAGTCCGAATAGTTCATCTTCCAACAG GTGTTGTTTCCGAATGCCAACAAGAGAGATctcaaatgagaaataaagagatGGCCATGAAGAAGTTGCGTGCAAAGCTATACAGCATGTATctagaagaagaaacaaataaaagatacaaTGCTAGAAAGATTCAG GTTGGAAGTAAAGGAAGGtcagaaaaaataagaacatataaTTTTCCACAGAACCGGGTCACAGATCACAGAATAAACAAGTCACTTCATGACCTTGAAACTTTTATGCAAGGAGAATATCTACTGGATGAACTTGTACAGTCGTTGAAAGACTATGCTGATTATGAATCTTTAAtagaaattatttccaaaaaacTTTAA
- the MTRF1L gene encoding peptide chain release factor 1-like, mitochondrial isoform X3, translating to MLFTSEMFDMYQQYAAFKRWHFETLEYFPSEIGGLRHASASIGGSEAYKLMKFEGGVHRVQRVPKTEKHGRVHTSTMTVAVLPQPAKINLVINPKDLRIDTKRASGAGGQHVNTTDSAVRIVHLPTGVVSECQQERSQMRNKEMAMKKLRAKLYSMYLEEETNKRYNARKIQVGSKGRSEKIRTYNFPQNRVTDHRINKSLHDLETFMQGEYLLDELVQSLKDYADYESLIEIISKKL from the exons ATGCTGTTTACTTCGGAGATGTTTGATATGTATCAGCAATACGCTGCATTTAAAAGATGGCATTTTGAAACCCTGGAATATTTTCCAAGTGAAATAG gTGGGCTTAGACACGCATCTGCCAGCATCGGGGGCTCAGAAGCCTACAAGCTCATGAAGTTTGAAGGAGGCGTGCACCGGGTGCAGAGAGTGCCAAAGACGGAGAAGCACGGCCGCGTCCACACCAGCACCATGACCGTGGCGGTTCTCCCCCAGCCCGCCAAG ATTAATCTAGTGATTAACCCTAAAGACTTGAGAATTGACACTAAGCGAGCCAGTGGAGCTGGGGGGCAGCACGTCAACACCACCGACAGTGCAGTCCGAATAGTTCATCTTCCAACAG GTGTTGTTTCCGAATGCCAACAAGAGAGATctcaaatgagaaataaagagatGGCCATGAAGAAGTTGCGTGCAAAGCTATACAGCATGTATctagaagaagaaacaaataaaagatacaaTGCTAGAAAGATTCAG GTTGGAAGTAAAGGAAGGtcagaaaaaataagaacatataaTTTTCCACAGAACCGGGTCACAGATCACAGAATAAACAAGTCACTTCATGACCTTGAAACTTTTATGCAAGGAGAATATCTACTGGATGAACTTGTACAGTCGTTGAAAGACTATGCTGATTATGAATCTTTAAtagaaattatttccaaaaaacTTTAA